Proteins from a single region of Carassius gibelio isolate Cgi1373 ecotype wild population from Czech Republic chromosome A5, carGib1.2-hapl.c, whole genome shotgun sequence:
- the LOC127998821 gene encoding beta-1,3-galactosyl-O-glycosyl-glycoprotein beta-1,6-N-acetylglucosaminyltransferase 4 has product MKRRCAVLHWIRYKFYVFVLSLFFVLVYIKISMDNSIYIEPYGATQRSLRAQPLDGINCTAVYDLEPVEIGKSLELRRKNIVEAGDGSIVSFTADCKNYIEQRGYNEVMITDEECSFPIAYSLVVHKNSAMVERILRAIYTPNNIYCIHYDQKSSKDFIAAMMNLEKCFPNVFVASKIESVQYAHITRLNADLNCLSDLLSSEVKWKYVINLCGQDFPLKSNYELVTELKKLNGANMLESSRPSELKKQRFQFQYELKDMSYEYLKMPVKTSIAKDPPPHDIEMFVGSAYFVLNRDFVSYIMNNQLAKDFLQWTADTYSPDEHFWATMARVPGVPGEMGRSEPDVTDLESRTRLVKWNYFEGQLYPQCTGTHRRSVCIFGAAELRWLLEDGHWFANKFDPKIDPVVIKCLEEKLEEKQHQQCLRPRVALGRCFG; this is encoded by the coding sequence ATGAAAAGGAGGTGTGCTGTCTTACACTGGATAAGATACAAGTTCTATGTGTTTGTCTTGTCATTGTTTTTCGTGCTGGTGTACATCAAGATTTCAATGGACAACAGTATTTACATTGAACCCTATGGAGCTACACAAAGATCACTCAGAGCTCAGCCTCTGGATGGCATTAACTGCACAGCCGTTTATGATCTGGAACCGGTGGAAATTGGCAAGTCGTTGGAGTTAAGACGCAAAAACATTGTGGAAGCTGGTGATGGGAGTATCGTTTCCTTCACTGCAGACTGCAAAAACTACATTGAACAAAGGGGCTATAATGAGGTCATGATAACAGATGAAGAATGCAGCTTTCCAATTGCATATTCTCTAGTGGTGCACAAGAACAGTGCTATGGTGGAAAGGATTCTTCGAGCCATCTACACACCCAACAATATTTACTGCATTCATTATGACCAAAAGTCTTCGAAAGATTTTATTGCGGCGATGATGAATTTGGAGAAATGCTTTCCAAATGTCTTCGTAGCCTCCAAAATCGAGTCCGTTCAGTATGCACACATTACAAGACTTAACGCAGATCTCAACTGCCTTTCAGACCTGCTGAGTTCAGAGGTCAAATGGAAATATGTTATCAATTTGTGTGGCCAAGACTTCCCACTCAAGTCCAATTATGAGCTGGTGACTGAGCTCAAGAAACTAAATGGTGCAAACATGCTCGAATCAAGCAGGCCCAGCGAACTGAAAAAACAGCGATTTCAGTTTCAGTATGAATTGAAAGACATGTCGTATGAATACCTCAAAATGCCAGTCAAAACATCCATTGCTAAAGACCCACCACCGCATGACATCGAGATGTTTGTCGGGAGCGCTTACTTTGTCTTAAACCGTGATTTTGTGTCATATATTATGAACAATCAACTGGCAAAGGACTTTCTGCAGTGGACAGCTGACACATATTCTCCTGATGAGCACTTTTGGGCAACAATGGCCAGAGTACCTGGAGTTCCTGGAGAGATGGGTAGATCTGAGCCTGATGTGACAGACCTGGAGAGTAGGACACGTTTGGTTAAATGGAACTATTTTGAAGGCCAACTGTATCCACAGTGCACTGGCACACACAGACGAAGTGTCTGCATCTTTGGTGCGGCGGAGCTCCGCTGGCTTCTGGAGGATGGCCACTGGTTTGCAAACAAGTTTGATCCCAAAATTGACCCTGTTGTTATTAAATGTCTTGAAGAGAAACTTGAGGAGAAGCAGCATCAACAGTGCCTGAGACCAAGAGTGGCCTTAGGGCGATGTTTTGGTTGA
- the LOC127987884 gene encoding poly [ADP-ribose] polymerase tankyrase: MKGDIQDIKDLITAGASVNTPDYAGWTPLHEAVQRNKYDVTEILLKAGAEVNCRGLNGITPLHDAIYCQYYKIVELLLKHGADPLSKCDRGKTPMDMTADRAMYILVEKYLQKSKSDPAGNPPSITDSAANPSLSQRNNQNSIKDTRAPLQKSTGTAKKSERESSLQSGEAELIPGPSGGQPSLEPSPQTSINLLWPPLKLCSQGPSLVEDQESEGSDTSCCLDSDGTVDYIEDYSSSPEHWTLCATQDFSGS; the protein is encoded by the exons ATGAAGGGAGACATTCAAGACATCAAAGACTTGATCACGGCGGGTGCTTCCGTTAACACACCAGATTATGCAG GTTGGACTCCACTGCATGAGGCAGTGCAGAGAAACAAGTATGATGTGACAGAAATTTTACTCAAGGCTGGAGCCGAAGTCAACTGTAGAGGACTTAATGGAATTACACCTTTACATGATGCCATATATTGTCAGTATTACAAG ATTGTAGAACTACTTCTGAAGCATGGTGCTGATCCATTATCAAAGTGTGACAGAGGAAAGACTCCTATGGACATGACTGCAGACAGAGCTATGTACATACTGGTGGAGAAATATTTGCAGAAGTCTAAAAGTGATCCAG CTGGGAATCCACCCAGCATCACTGATTCTGCAGCTAATCCAAGTTTGAGCCAAAGAAACAACCAGAACTCCATCAAA GACACAAGAGCTCCTCTTCAGAAATCAACCGGAACTGCTAAAAAAAGTGAGCGTGAAAGCAGCCTGCAGTCTGGTGAAGCTGAACTCATTCCTGGTCCAAGCGGAGGACAACCAAGCT TGGAACCATCACCTCAAACTAGCATCAATCTACTGTGGCCTCCCTTGAAGTTGTGTAGCCAGGGTCCCTCACTGGTTGAAGATCAGGAGAGCGAGGGATCAGACACCTCATGCTGCCTAGACAGTGATGGTACAGTGGATTATATTGAAGATTATTCATCATCACCAGAACATTGGACTCTATGTGCCACTCAAGATTTCTCTGGCTCCTAG